From the genome of Delphinus delphis chromosome 8, mDelDel1.2, whole genome shotgun sequence, one region includes:
- the ZW10 gene encoding centromere/kinetochore protein zw10 homolog, translated as MASFVTEVLAHSGRLEKEDLCTRISRLTQRVEEIKGEVCSMISKKYSEFLPSMQSAQDLVTQVDKLSDDIDLLKSRIESEVRRDLHVSTAEFTDLKQQLERDSVVLSLLRQLHEFSTAIEEYNCALAEKKYVTAAQRLEEAQTCLKLLKSRKCFDLKILKSLSMELTIQKQNILYHLGEEWQKLIVWKFPPSKDTSNLESCLQTELHLCTEPSQKEEKTPVPPISCVLLAFSLLGELHTKLKSFGQMLLKYILRPLASCPSLFAVIESQPNIIIIRFESVMTDLEHPSPSEVFAKIRLVLEVVQKQLLDLPLVADVENEKTCKIVLAEMLGDMIWEDLSECLIKNCLVYSIPTNSSKLQQYEEIIQSTEEFENALKEMRFLKGNTTDLLKYARNINSHFANKKCQDVIVAARNLMTSEIHNTVKITPASKISVPDLPSPAEGDKLQVQKVSTTQYNEVMNLEPENTLDQHSFSLPTCRISESVKKLMELAYQTLLEATTSSDQCAVQLFYSVRNIFHLFHDVVPTYHKENLQKLPQLAAIHLNNCMYIAHHLLTLGHQFRLRLAPILCDGTTTFVDLVPGFRRLGTECFLAQMRAQKGELLERLSSARNFSNMDDEDNYSAASKAVRQVLHQLKRLGIVWQDVLPVNIYCKAMGTLLSTTISEIIGRITALEDISTEDGDRLYSLCKTVMDEGPQVFAPLSEENKNKKYQEEVPVYVPKWMPFKELMIMLQASLQEIGDRWADGKGPLAAAFSSSEVKALIRALFQNTERRAAALAKIK; from the exons ATGGCCTCGTTCGTGACGGAAGTCCTGGCACACTCGGGGAGGCTGGAAAAGGAGGATCTGTGCACTCGGATCAGCCGCCTGACCCAGCGGGTGGAGGAGATTAAG GGCGAGGTATGCAGTATGATCAGCAAGAAGTACAGTGAATTCCTGCCTAGCATGCAAAGTGCACAGGACCTGGTTACCCAAGTGGATAAGCTATCTGATGACATTGACCTGCTGAAATCCAGGATAGAGAGTGAG GTCCGCCGGGATCTTCACGTATCAACTGCTGAATTTACAGACTTGAAGCAACAGTTGGAAAGAGACTCGGTAGTCCTAAGTTTACTTAGACAGCTACACGAG TTTTCTACTGCTATTGAGGAATATAATTGTGCATTGGCAGAGAAGAAGTATGTTACTGCTGCTCAGCGTCTAGAAGAG GCACAGACATGCTTGAAGTTATTAAAATCCAGAAAAtgctttgatttaaaaatactgaaatctcTCAGCATGGAGCTTACAATACAGAAACAGAACATACTTTATCACCTTGGAGAAGAGTGGCAGAAGCTGATTGTATGGAAGTTCCCACCATCAAAAG aTACCAGCAACTTGGAATCTTGCCTACAAACAGAACTTCATTTATGCACTGAACCAtctcagaaagaagagaagaccCCCGTGCCACCCATCAGTTGTGTCCTCTTGGCATTTTCTCTTCTTGGGGAGCTACATACCAAGCTTAAGTCATTTG GTCAGATGCTGCTGAAGTATATCCTTAGGCCTCTGGCATCTTGCCCATCCCTTTTTGCTGTGATAGAAAGCCAGCCTAACATCATTATCATTCGTTTTGAATCTGTGATGACTGACTTGGAACATCCATCACCATCTGAAGTTTTTGCCAAGATCAGACTGGTACTGGAAGTGGTCCAGAAACAACTTCTAG ATTTGCCTCTTGTTGCTGatgtagaaaatgagaaaacatgcaAGATCGTATTGGCTGAGATGCTTGGTGACATGATCTGGGAGGACTTGTCCGAGTGCCTCATTAAAAATTGTTTGGTTTATTCTATCCCAACAAATAGCAGCAAGTTACAGCAGTATGAGGAG ATCATACAGTCCACTGAAGAATTTGAAAATGCCTTAAAGGAGATGAGGTTTCTAAAAGGAAATACTACAGATTTGCTGAAATATGCCCGTAACATCAACTCTCATTTTGCTAACAAGAAGTGTCAGGATGTGATTGTGGCAGCTAGAAACCTAATGACCTCTGAAATTCACAACACTGTGAAG ATTACTCCTGCTTCTAAGATAAGTGTGCCAGATTTACCTAGTCCTGCTGAGGGTGACAAGCTACAAGTACAGAAAGTGTCCACAACTCAGTACAACGAAGTGATGAATTTAGAGCCTGAAAATACGTTGGACCAACATTCCTTTTCTTTGCCCACATGCCGCATCAGTGAATCTGTGAAGAAATTAATGGAACTCGCCTATCAGACTTTACTGGAGGCAACAACTAGCAGTGATCAATG TGCTGTTCAACTTTTCTACTCAGTGAGGAATATCTTCCATTTGTTCCATGATGTTGTACCAACATATCACAA GGAGAACCTTCAAAAACTGCCCCAGTTGGCTGCCATTCACCTCAACAACTGTATGTATATCGCTCACCACTTGCTGACCCTCGGGCATCAGTTCAGATTGCGTCTTGCCCCCATTCTGTGTGATGGCACTACTACTTTTGTGGATCTTGTACCTGGCTTCAGGAGACTTG GGACAGAGTGTTTTTTGGCCCAAATGCGGGCACAGAAAGGAGAACTTCTGGAAAGATTATCAAGTGCTAGAAACTTTTCAAACATGGACGATGAGGACAATTACTCTGCAGCAAGTAAAGCAGTCCGACAG GTACTGCACCAACTAAAGAGACTTGGAATTGTGTGGCAGGATGTCCTGCCAGTGAACATATATTGCAAGGCTATGGGGACTTTACTCAGTACAACAATTTCTGAGATCATTGGCAGAATCACTGCCCTAGAG GACATCTCTACTGAAGATGGTGATAGATTGTATTCCTTATGCAAAACAGTGATGGATGAAGGACCTCAAGTATTTGCACCTCTGTctgaagaaaacaagaacaagaaGTATCAAGAAGAGGTTCCGGTCTACGTGCCAAAATGGATGCCATTCAAAGAATTGATGATAATGTTACAAGCCAGCCTGCAAGAAATTGGGGATCG